Proteins found in one Salvia splendens isolate huo1 chromosome 10, SspV2, whole genome shotgun sequence genomic segment:
- the LOC121753187 gene encoding ATP-dependent DNA helicase Q-like 3 isoform X1 has translation MSKSALPLQCVRGSEKQVIKKEALVKLLRWHFGHSDFRGNQLEAIQAVLSGRDCFCLMPTGGGKSLCYQIPALAKPGIVLVVSPLIALMENQVMALKEKGIAVEYLSSTQTVKVKNKIYENLESGKPSLQLLYVTPELIARSGFMSKLMKIHGRGLLNLIAIDEAHCVSTWGHDFRPSYRKLSSLRNNLPGIPVLALTATAVPKVQEDVIKSLSLQKPLVLKSSFNRPNIYYEVRYKDLMDDPYSDICNYLKSCGNVCAIVYCLERTACDDLAVHLSAQGIPCSAYHAGLNSNVRSSVLDDWISSRTQVVVATVAFGMGIDRKDVRVVCHFNIPKSMEAFYQESGRAGRDQLPSRSLLYFGVDDRRKMEFILSKAANKKSHSSSMDEGSTKNSLPEFQKMIEYCEEAGCRRKKILESFGEEVTASLCGKTCDSCKHPDMISKYLEELTSTAAFQYKKGSSRIYITSASDTYGDEQLSEFWNRNDEASGSEEEDISDSDDATEIAKSVANSGKSSKWKLDKRLESLERAEENYYRNKNNQDKQANKVDKKFISATLRDSGKQRLLNALKQNQHLSSTLQMDFVTSAETLEIECYRKYGKSGKSIYLSQMASTARWLSAVVPDELTQRLGTTTRSSMPTEAAKPEADRSLSPSAPFIAAITPVHEENGSGSGATIESNSTVVEHTLPPPILSFSEFINRRKVMDKQVSTSKRESKDGVSQGMEKKAKC, from the exons atgagtaaatcaGCATTGCCCCTGCAATGTGTGCGTGGGTCGGAGAAGCAGGTGATCAAGAAGGAAGCTTTGGTGAAGCTTCTGCGGTGGCATTTTGGTCATTCTGATTTCCGAGGGAACCAGTTGGAAGCCATTCAAGCTGTTCTATCAG GTAGAGATTGCTTTTGTCTGATGCCGACTGGCGGAGGAAAGTCACTTTGTTATCAGATCCCTGCCCTTGCAAAGCCAGGGATTGTGCTTGTTGTTAGTCCATTGATAG CCCTTATG GAGAATCAAGTGATGGCTCTGAAAGAAAAAGGGATTGCTGTTGAATATCTCTCTTCAACTCAGACTGTCAAAGTCAAGAATAAG ATCTATGAAAACCTTGAATCTGGAAAGCCATCTTTGCAACTATTGTATGTTACACCAGAACTGATTGCCAGATCAGGATTTATGTCAAAGTTGATGAAGATTCATGGCAGAGGATTGCTAAATCTTATAGCAATTGATGAG GCACATTGCGTATCAACATGGGGCCATGATTTCAG GCCAAGCTACAGAAAGCTTTCTTCTCTGAGGAATAATTTGCCTGGCATACCAGTTCTAGCATTGACAGCAACAGCTGTTCCCAA GGTTCAGGAGGACGTGATAAAGTCCTTGTCTTTGCAAAAACCTCTTGTTCTGAAGTCATCATTCAATCGTCCAAATATTTATTATGAAG TTCGCTATAAAGATCTGATGGATGATCCATATTCTGATATTTGCAATTATCTGAAATCATGTGGAAATGTTTGTGCAATTGTTTATTGCCTTGAGCGCACAGCTTGTGATGATCTGGCAGTCCACCTATCTGCACAAGGAATTCCTTGTTCTG CATATCACGCAGGATTGAACAGTAATGTCCGGAGTTCTGTCTTGGATGACTGGATCTCCTCTAGAACACAAGTAGTTGTGGCTACTGTAGCTTTTGG GATG GGTATTGATAGGAAGGATGTCAGAGTTGTTTGCCATTTTAATATTCCCAAGTCTATGGAAGCATTCTACCAAGAGTCAGGTCGAGCTGGTCGTGACCAACTGCCTTCTCGAAGTCTGTTGTATTTTGGAGTTGATGATCGTAGAAAAATG GAATTCATCCTGAGTAAGGCTGCAAACAAGAAATCACATTCTTCAAGCATGGATGAGGGTTCCACAAAGAACTCCTTACCTGAGTTCCAGAAA ATGATTGAATACTGTGAGGAGGCAGGCTGCCGGAGAAAAAAGATTCTTGAAAGTTTTGGGGAAGAG GTAACGGCGTCATTATGTGGGAAAACTTGTGACTCATGCAAACACCCTGATATGATTTCAAAGTATTTGGAGGAGCTTACAAGTACTGCTGCTTTTCAATATAAAAAGGGGTCATCTAGAATATATATAACCAG TGCTTCAGACACCTATGGTGATGAACAATTGTCAGAATTCTGGAATCGAAATGATGAAGCTAGTGGATCTGAGGAAGAAGATATCTCTGATTCTGACG ATGCAACAGAAATTGCAAAAAGTGTAGCAAATTCGGGAAAATCATCCAAATGGAAACTAGATAAAAGATTGGAGTCATTAGAGCGCGCAGAAGAGAATTATTATCGGAATAAAAATAACCAAGACAAACAG GCCAATAAGGTCGACAAGAAATTCATATCCGCGACGCTTAGAGATTCTGGAAAGCAGAGGTTACTAAATGCATTGAAGCAAAATCAGCATCTTTCCAGCACTTTACA GATGGACTTTGTGACATCTGCGGAGACACTTGAGATTGAATGTTACCGGAAATACGGGAAAAGTGGGAAGTCAATTTATTTATCCCAGATGGCAAGTACTGCAAGATGGCTGTCAGCTGTGGTCCCTGATGAACTAACACAAAGACTTGGTACCACTACTaggtctagcatgccaacagaGGCTGCGAAACCCGAAGCAGATCGCTCTTTATCACCATCAGCGCCATTCATCGCAGCAATCACACCAGTCCATGAAGAGAATGGGAGTGGTAGTGGTGCTACCATTGAATCAAACTCTACTGTCGTCGAGCATACATTGCCACCACCAATTCTGTCTTTCTCAGAATTCATCAACAGGAGAAAAGTGATGGATAAGCAGGTTTCGACATCTAAAAGAGAGTCCAAGGATGGAGTTAGCCAAGGCATGGAGAAGAAAGCTAAGTGCTAG
- the LOC121753187 gene encoding ATP-dependent DNA helicase Q-like 3 isoform X2 yields MENQVMALKEKGIAVEYLSSTQTVKVKNKIYENLESGKPSLQLLYVTPELIARSGFMSKLMKIHGRGLLNLIAIDEAHCVSTWGHDFRPSYRKLSSLRNNLPGIPVLALTATAVPKVQEDVIKSLSLQKPLVLKSSFNRPNIYYEVRYKDLMDDPYSDICNYLKSCGNVCAIVYCLERTACDDLAVHLSAQGIPCSAYHAGLNSNVRSSVLDDWISSRTQVVVATVAFGMGIDRKDVRVVCHFNIPKSMEAFYQESGRAGRDQLPSRSLLYFGVDDRRKMEFILSKAANKKSHSSSMDEGSTKNSLPEFQKMIEYCEEAGCRRKKILESFGEEVTASLCGKTCDSCKHPDMISKYLEELTSTAAFQYKKGSSRIYITSASDTYGDEQLSEFWNRNDEASGSEEEDISDSDDATEIAKSVANSGKSSKWKLDKRLESLERAEENYYRNKNNQDKQANKVDKKFISATLRDSGKQRLLNALKQNQHLSSTLQMDFVTSAETLEIECYRKYGKSGKSIYLSQMASTARWLSAVVPDELTQRLGTTTRSSMPTEAAKPEADRSLSPSAPFIAAITPVHEENGSGSGATIESNSTVVEHTLPPPILSFSEFINRRKVMDKQVSTSKRESKDGVSQGMEKKAKC; encoded by the exons ATG GAGAATCAAGTGATGGCTCTGAAAGAAAAAGGGATTGCTGTTGAATATCTCTCTTCAACTCAGACTGTCAAAGTCAAGAATAAG ATCTATGAAAACCTTGAATCTGGAAAGCCATCTTTGCAACTATTGTATGTTACACCAGAACTGATTGCCAGATCAGGATTTATGTCAAAGTTGATGAAGATTCATGGCAGAGGATTGCTAAATCTTATAGCAATTGATGAG GCACATTGCGTATCAACATGGGGCCATGATTTCAG GCCAAGCTACAGAAAGCTTTCTTCTCTGAGGAATAATTTGCCTGGCATACCAGTTCTAGCATTGACAGCAACAGCTGTTCCCAA GGTTCAGGAGGACGTGATAAAGTCCTTGTCTTTGCAAAAACCTCTTGTTCTGAAGTCATCATTCAATCGTCCAAATATTTATTATGAAG TTCGCTATAAAGATCTGATGGATGATCCATATTCTGATATTTGCAATTATCTGAAATCATGTGGAAATGTTTGTGCAATTGTTTATTGCCTTGAGCGCACAGCTTGTGATGATCTGGCAGTCCACCTATCTGCACAAGGAATTCCTTGTTCTG CATATCACGCAGGATTGAACAGTAATGTCCGGAGTTCTGTCTTGGATGACTGGATCTCCTCTAGAACACAAGTAGTTGTGGCTACTGTAGCTTTTGG GATG GGTATTGATAGGAAGGATGTCAGAGTTGTTTGCCATTTTAATATTCCCAAGTCTATGGAAGCATTCTACCAAGAGTCAGGTCGAGCTGGTCGTGACCAACTGCCTTCTCGAAGTCTGTTGTATTTTGGAGTTGATGATCGTAGAAAAATG GAATTCATCCTGAGTAAGGCTGCAAACAAGAAATCACATTCTTCAAGCATGGATGAGGGTTCCACAAAGAACTCCTTACCTGAGTTCCAGAAA ATGATTGAATACTGTGAGGAGGCAGGCTGCCGGAGAAAAAAGATTCTTGAAAGTTTTGGGGAAGAG GTAACGGCGTCATTATGTGGGAAAACTTGTGACTCATGCAAACACCCTGATATGATTTCAAAGTATTTGGAGGAGCTTACAAGTACTGCTGCTTTTCAATATAAAAAGGGGTCATCTAGAATATATATAACCAG TGCTTCAGACACCTATGGTGATGAACAATTGTCAGAATTCTGGAATCGAAATGATGAAGCTAGTGGATCTGAGGAAGAAGATATCTCTGATTCTGACG ATGCAACAGAAATTGCAAAAAGTGTAGCAAATTCGGGAAAATCATCCAAATGGAAACTAGATAAAAGATTGGAGTCATTAGAGCGCGCAGAAGAGAATTATTATCGGAATAAAAATAACCAAGACAAACAG GCCAATAAGGTCGACAAGAAATTCATATCCGCGACGCTTAGAGATTCTGGAAAGCAGAGGTTACTAAATGCATTGAAGCAAAATCAGCATCTTTCCAGCACTTTACA GATGGACTTTGTGACATCTGCGGAGACACTTGAGATTGAATGTTACCGGAAATACGGGAAAAGTGGGAAGTCAATTTATTTATCCCAGATGGCAAGTACTGCAAGATGGCTGTCAGCTGTGGTCCCTGATGAACTAACACAAAGACTTGGTACCACTACTaggtctagcatgccaacagaGGCTGCGAAACCCGAAGCAGATCGCTCTTTATCACCATCAGCGCCATTCATCGCAGCAATCACACCAGTCCATGAAGAGAATGGGAGTGGTAGTGGTGCTACCATTGAATCAAACTCTACTGTCGTCGAGCATACATTGCCACCACCAATTCTGTCTTTCTCAGAATTCATCAACAGGAGAAAAGTGATGGATAAGCAGGTTTCGACATCTAAAAGAGAGTCCAAGGATGGAGTTAGCCAAGGCATGGAGAAGAAAGCTAAGTGCTAG
- the LOC121753187 gene encoding ATP-dependent DNA helicase Q-like 3 isoform X3 has translation MSKLMKIHGRGLLNLIAIDEAHCVSTWGHDFRPSYRKLSSLRNNLPGIPVLALTATAVPKVQEDVIKSLSLQKPLVLKSSFNRPNIYYEVRYKDLMDDPYSDICNYLKSCGNVCAIVYCLERTACDDLAVHLSAQGIPCSAYHAGLNSNVRSSVLDDWISSRTQVVVATVAFGMGIDRKDVRVVCHFNIPKSMEAFYQESGRAGRDQLPSRSLLYFGVDDRRKMEFILSKAANKKSHSSSMDEGSTKNSLPEFQKMIEYCEEAGCRRKKILESFGEEVTASLCGKTCDSCKHPDMISKYLEELTSTAAFQYKKGSSRIYITSASDTYGDEQLSEFWNRNDEASGSEEEDISDSDDATEIAKSVANSGKSSKWKLDKRLESLERAEENYYRNKNNQDKQANKVDKKFISATLRDSGKQRLLNALKQNQHLSSTLQMDFVTSAETLEIECYRKYGKSGKSIYLSQMASTARWLSAVVPDELTQRLGTTTRSSMPTEAAKPEADRSLSPSAPFIAAITPVHEENGSGSGATIESNSTVVEHTLPPPILSFSEFINRRKVMDKQVSTSKRESKDGVSQGMEKKAKC, from the exons ATGTCAAAGTTGATGAAGATTCATGGCAGAGGATTGCTAAATCTTATAGCAATTGATGAG GCACATTGCGTATCAACATGGGGCCATGATTTCAG GCCAAGCTACAGAAAGCTTTCTTCTCTGAGGAATAATTTGCCTGGCATACCAGTTCTAGCATTGACAGCAACAGCTGTTCCCAA GGTTCAGGAGGACGTGATAAAGTCCTTGTCTTTGCAAAAACCTCTTGTTCTGAAGTCATCATTCAATCGTCCAAATATTTATTATGAAG TTCGCTATAAAGATCTGATGGATGATCCATATTCTGATATTTGCAATTATCTGAAATCATGTGGAAATGTTTGTGCAATTGTTTATTGCCTTGAGCGCACAGCTTGTGATGATCTGGCAGTCCACCTATCTGCACAAGGAATTCCTTGTTCTG CATATCACGCAGGATTGAACAGTAATGTCCGGAGTTCTGTCTTGGATGACTGGATCTCCTCTAGAACACAAGTAGTTGTGGCTACTGTAGCTTTTGG GATG GGTATTGATAGGAAGGATGTCAGAGTTGTTTGCCATTTTAATATTCCCAAGTCTATGGAAGCATTCTACCAAGAGTCAGGTCGAGCTGGTCGTGACCAACTGCCTTCTCGAAGTCTGTTGTATTTTGGAGTTGATGATCGTAGAAAAATG GAATTCATCCTGAGTAAGGCTGCAAACAAGAAATCACATTCTTCAAGCATGGATGAGGGTTCCACAAAGAACTCCTTACCTGAGTTCCAGAAA ATGATTGAATACTGTGAGGAGGCAGGCTGCCGGAGAAAAAAGATTCTTGAAAGTTTTGGGGAAGAG GTAACGGCGTCATTATGTGGGAAAACTTGTGACTCATGCAAACACCCTGATATGATTTCAAAGTATTTGGAGGAGCTTACAAGTACTGCTGCTTTTCAATATAAAAAGGGGTCATCTAGAATATATATAACCAG TGCTTCAGACACCTATGGTGATGAACAATTGTCAGAATTCTGGAATCGAAATGATGAAGCTAGTGGATCTGAGGAAGAAGATATCTCTGATTCTGACG ATGCAACAGAAATTGCAAAAAGTGTAGCAAATTCGGGAAAATCATCCAAATGGAAACTAGATAAAAGATTGGAGTCATTAGAGCGCGCAGAAGAGAATTATTATCGGAATAAAAATAACCAAGACAAACAG GCCAATAAGGTCGACAAGAAATTCATATCCGCGACGCTTAGAGATTCTGGAAAGCAGAGGTTACTAAATGCATTGAAGCAAAATCAGCATCTTTCCAGCACTTTACA GATGGACTTTGTGACATCTGCGGAGACACTTGAGATTGAATGTTACCGGAAATACGGGAAAAGTGGGAAGTCAATTTATTTATCCCAGATGGCAAGTACTGCAAGATGGCTGTCAGCTGTGGTCCCTGATGAACTAACACAAAGACTTGGTACCACTACTaggtctagcatgccaacagaGGCTGCGAAACCCGAAGCAGATCGCTCTTTATCACCATCAGCGCCATTCATCGCAGCAATCACACCAGTCCATGAAGAGAATGGGAGTGGTAGTGGTGCTACCATTGAATCAAACTCTACTGTCGTCGAGCATACATTGCCACCACCAATTCTGTCTTTCTCAGAATTCATCAACAGGAGAAAAGTGATGGATAAGCAGGTTTCGACATCTAAAAGAGAGTCCAAGGATGGAGTTAGCCAAGGCATGGAGAAGAAAGCTAAGTGCTAG